One Symphalangus syndactylus isolate Jambi chromosome 9, NHGRI_mSymSyn1-v2.1_pri, whole genome shotgun sequence DNA segment encodes these proteins:
- the SEC61G gene encoding protein transport protein Sec61 subunit gamma has translation MDQVMQFVEPSRQFVKDSIRLVKRCTKPDRKEFQKIAMATAIGFAIMGFIGFFVKLIHIPINNIIVGG, from the exons ATGGATCAGGTAATGCAGTTTGTTGAGCCAAGTCGGCAGTTTGTAAAGGACTCCATTCGGCTGGTTAAAAGATGCACTAAACCTGATAGAAAAG AATTCCAGAAGATTGCCATGGCAACAGCAATAGGATTTGCTATAATGGGATTCATTGGCTTCTTTGTGAAATTGATCCATATTCCTATTAATAACATCATTGT tgGTGGCTGA